The following are from one region of the Planctomonas sp. JC2975 genome:
- a CDS encoding ribonucleotide-diphosphate reductase subunit beta codes for MDNGTQTTTQYVGEYFVPEDPMDAFQCESCQ; via the coding sequence ATGGACAACGGAACTCAGACCACCACGCAGTACGTCGGCGAGTACTTCGTGCCGGAGGATCCGATGGACGCCTTCCAATGCGAGTCCTGCCAGTGA
- a CDS encoding ribonucleoside-diphosphate reductase subunit alpha yields the protein MTITVVKRNGEREPYDANKINLAIEKASEGLDENITWVTQIASELELTLFDGITTQQLDEAVIQVALQNVKDDPAFDTVAARLLLKTIYKRVLGDYEDDVELKRLHSDGFRAYIERGVAEDLLDPRFTELFDLERLAAELEPANDGLLKYIGLVTLNNRYGIKARNGDPLEVPQYFWMRIAMGLSLNEADATGIAIEFYETMSRLDYLAAGSTLVNAGTKTPQLSNCFVMEMHDDIEHIAKSVRDVMWITKGTGGIGLSVTKLRSQGSPIRSNNTVSTGPIPFMHTIDSVLRAVSRGGKKFGALAFYMENWHLDFPDFLDLRQNSGDPYRRTRTANTAVWISDEFMKRVQNDEPWYLFDPLEVSDLNELYGKAFSERYAFYAAEAEAGRMRMFKRMPARQQFKDILMSLQTTAHPWLTWKDTINNRALNNNTGTIHLSNLCTEICLPQDIDNIAVCNLASINLSRHLQDDGTFNWATIERSARLAVRQLDNLIDITMSSVPEADHANINNRAVGLGIMGFTDVVERLGLSYESEEAYELIDEVAERISYYAIEESVDLAAERGSYPNFAGSRWSQGLVPFDTLAITEQDRGVEIKVNRKTRLDWDALRARVAGGMRNATLMAVAPTASIGLVAGTTPGFDPQFSQIFSRSTSNGKFLEVNRNLVNALQQHGLWEKVREQVLRSQGDIQGIADIPDDIKAVYKTSFQLSPYAFLEVAARAQKWIDQSISRNIYLETRDLGDMIDIYSAAWERGVKTTYYLHMKPRHQAEQTTVRVNKAEEIGGARKGFGAVPAGVGAGSADAPAQTSAPAPARRGFGFGGLTTGGDK from the coding sequence GTGACAATCACGGTCGTGAAGCGCAACGGCGAGCGGGAGCCGTACGACGCGAACAAGATCAACCTGGCGATCGAGAAGGCGTCGGAGGGTCTCGACGAGAACATCACGTGGGTCACCCAGATCGCGAGCGAGCTCGAGCTGACCCTCTTCGACGGGATCACCACGCAGCAGCTCGACGAGGCCGTGATCCAGGTCGCGCTGCAGAACGTCAAGGACGATCCCGCGTTCGACACCGTCGCCGCGCGTCTGCTGCTCAAGACCATCTACAAGCGCGTGCTCGGCGACTACGAGGACGACGTGGAACTCAAGCGCCTCCACAGCGACGGATTCCGGGCGTACATCGAGCGCGGAGTCGCCGAGGACCTTCTCGACCCGCGCTTCACCGAGCTCTTCGACCTCGAACGCCTCGCCGCGGAACTCGAGCCGGCCAACGACGGTCTGCTCAAGTACATCGGACTCGTCACGCTGAACAACCGGTACGGCATCAAGGCGCGAAACGGCGATCCGCTCGAGGTGCCGCAGTACTTCTGGATGCGCATCGCCATGGGGCTCTCTCTCAACGAGGCGGATGCGACAGGCATCGCGATCGAGTTCTACGAGACCATGTCGCGCCTCGACTACCTGGCAGCGGGATCCACTCTCGTCAACGCGGGCACCAAGACCCCGCAGCTCTCCAACTGCTTCGTCATGGAGATGCACGACGACATCGAGCACATCGCGAAGTCCGTCCGCGACGTGATGTGGATCACCAAGGGCACCGGCGGCATCGGTCTCTCGGTCACCAAGCTGCGTTCGCAGGGGTCGCCGATCCGTTCCAACAACACCGTGTCGACCGGGCCGATCCCGTTCATGCACACCATCGACTCCGTCCTGCGTGCTGTCAGCCGCGGCGGCAAGAAGTTCGGCGCCCTCGCGTTCTATATGGAGAACTGGCACCTCGACTTCCCCGACTTCCTCGACCTGCGACAGAACTCCGGCGACCCGTACCGCCGCACCCGCACCGCGAACACCGCAGTGTGGATCAGCGACGAGTTCATGAAGCGCGTGCAGAACGACGAGCCCTGGTACCTCTTCGATCCGCTCGAGGTGTCTGACCTCAATGAGCTGTACGGCAAGGCGTTCTCCGAGCGTTACGCGTTCTACGCGGCGGAGGCCGAAGCCGGCCGGATGCGCATGTTCAAGCGGATGCCGGCGCGCCAGCAGTTCAAGGACATCCTGATGAGCCTGCAGACCACGGCGCACCCGTGGCTCACGTGGAAGGACACGATCAACAACCGTGCCCTGAACAACAACACGGGAACGATCCACCTTTCCAACCTGTGCACGGAGATCTGCCTGCCGCAGGACATCGACAACATCGCCGTCTGCAACCTGGCCTCGATCAACCTGTCCCGCCACCTGCAGGACGACGGCACGTTCAACTGGGCGACGATCGAGCGCAGCGCGCGCCTCGCCGTTCGCCAGCTGGACAACCTGATCGACATCACGATGTCGTCGGTTCCCGAGGCGGACCACGCCAACATCAACAACCGTGCGGTGGGCCTCGGCATCATGGGCTTCACGGATGTCGTCGAGCGGCTCGGCCTGTCCTACGAGTCCGAAGAGGCGTACGAACTCATCGACGAGGTGGCGGAGCGCATCTCGTACTACGCGATCGAGGAGTCCGTCGACCTTGCAGCGGAGCGCGGGTCGTACCCGAACTTCGCCGGATCCCGCTGGTCCCAGGGGTTGGTTCCCTTCGACACGCTCGCCATCACCGAGCAGGACCGCGGAGTCGAGATCAAGGTCAATCGCAAGACCCGGCTGGACTGGGACGCACTGCGTGCGCGCGTCGCAGGCGGCATGCGCAACGCGACGTTGATGGCCGTGGCGCCGACGGCATCCATCGGTCTCGTCGCGGGAACCACACCCGGATTCGACCCGCAGTTCTCGCAGATCTTCAGCCGCTCCACCTCGAACGGCAAGTTCCTCGAGGTGAACCGCAACCTGGTGAACGCGCTGCAGCAGCACGGACTCTGGGAGAAGGTGCGCGAGCAGGTGCTGCGCAGCCAGGGCGACATCCAGGGCATCGCGGACATCCCCGACGACATCAAGGCCGTCTACAAGACGAGCTTCCAGCTCTCGCCGTACGCGTTCCTCGAGGTCGCGGCCCGCGCGCAGAAGTGGATCGACCAGTCGATCAGCCGCAACATCTACCTCGAGACCCGCGACCTCGGCGACATGATCGACATCTACTCGGCGGCCTGGGAACGCGGCGTCAAGACCACCTACTACCTGCACATGAAGCCCCGCCACCAGGCGGAGCAGACCACCGTGCGCGTGAACAAGGCCGAGGAGATCGGCGGAGCGCGCAAGGGCTTCGGTGCTGTGCCGGCCGGTGTCGGCGCAGGATCCGCGGATGCCCCTGCTCAGACATCAGCACCCGCTCCCGCCCGCCGCGGGTTCGGCTTCGGAGGACTCACCACTGGAGGAGACAAGTAA
- a CDS encoding MFS transporter, with the protein MSAYSDLLRTPGVARIIAAQLVARFPNGMLSLAMLTHIEQVHHTYGAAGLVLAGASIGQAIAGPLTSRLMGRVGMRIVLMITTLVCSAGIVLIALVVMPIPVTIVVAAIAGLSTPPVVPAVRTIYPKLVNSRLLAPLFSLDASAQELIWIAGPVVITFVATQISTTIGLLFCAAVMLGGGAWFISLPELGRVRIPRSKRRIGATLKRPTVLLATVVGFLLVGACAAIEAGTIANFNGHGPEAGIVLGIWSAASLVGGFTFGSRPIGPWALGTRMLVVFAGIALASIWVSNVWWLTAMLVISGLGIAPALAVTSTIVSTSVRFSDTAEAFGWVGTGQLIGAALGSAFAGFLIDSHGPVGAFWVAAAFALLGALVPLLGKRWHPDLRGREISPIPDTEPIQTQPS; encoded by the coding sequence GTGAGCGCGTACAGCGATCTGTTGAGAACGCCGGGCGTCGCGCGCATCATCGCGGCGCAACTGGTGGCCCGTTTTCCGAACGGCATGCTCTCGCTGGCGATGCTCACGCACATCGAGCAGGTGCACCACACCTACGGGGCGGCGGGGCTCGTGCTGGCCGGCGCGAGCATCGGACAGGCGATCGCCGGACCGCTGACCAGCCGACTCATGGGCAGGGTCGGCATGCGCATCGTGCTCATGATCACGACGTTGGTGTGCTCGGCCGGCATCGTGCTCATCGCGCTCGTCGTCATGCCGATCCCCGTGACGATCGTGGTCGCGGCGATCGCGGGGCTCTCCACTCCCCCTGTGGTGCCGGCTGTGCGAACGATCTACCCCAAGCTCGTCAACTCGCGTCTGCTCGCCCCGTTGTTCTCCCTGGACGCCTCGGCGCAGGAGCTCATCTGGATCGCCGGGCCGGTGGTCATCACCTTCGTCGCGACGCAGATCTCGACGACGATCGGCCTGCTGTTCTGCGCCGCCGTCATGCTGGGCGGCGGTGCGTGGTTCATCTCCCTTCCCGAGCTCGGCAGGGTGCGGATCCCGAGGAGCAAGCGCCGGATCGGCGCCACCCTGAAGCGTCCGACCGTGCTTCTGGCCACGGTCGTCGGGTTCCTGCTCGTCGGAGCGTGCGCCGCCATCGAAGCCGGCACGATCGCCAACTTCAACGGACACGGTCCTGAGGCGGGAATCGTGCTCGGCATCTGGTCGGCGGCCTCGCTCGTCGGCGGTTTCACGTTCGGCTCCCGTCCGATCGGCCCGTGGGCGCTCGGCACGCGCATGCTGGTCGTCTTCGCAGGGATCGCCTTGGCGTCGATCTGGGTGTCCAACGTGTGGTGGCTGACCGCCATGCTCGTCATCAGCGGTCTTGGCATAGCGCCGGCCCTGGCCGTCACCTCCACCATCGTCTCGACGAGCGTCAGGTTCTCCGACACTGCTGAGGCGTTCGGCTGGGTCGGCACCGGACAGCTGATCGGCGCGGCGCTGGGCAGTGCCTTCGCCGGATTCCTCATCGACAGTCACGGTCCCGTCGGAGCCTTCTGGGTCGCGGCCGCGTTCGCACTGCTGGGCGCGCTCGTTCCCTTGCTGGGCAAGCGATGGCATCCGGATCTGCGCGGCCGTGAAATCAGTCCGATCCCCGACACGGAGCCCATCCAGACGCAGCCCAGCTGA
- a CDS encoding glutamate decarboxylase, whose product MPDPPAVWGTMDDEIDDVFATAAMRTPAPKDSFPTDERPAREVYQLVRDELLLDGVARMNLATFCTTWLEPEAAQLMADSVAKNIIDKDEYPQTAEIERRGVALVADLFHAPDPAHAVGTSTTGSSEAAMLAGLAAKWRWRAKRKAAGLDDSKPNLVCGSVQVCWEKFARYFDVELRQVPMPSGFLLTPEDAVAHCDENTIAVVATFGQTFTGLFEDVAGISAALDDLQQRTGLDIPLHVDAASGGFVAPFCAPDLEWDFRLPRVKSINASGHKTGMAPLGSGWAIWRERADLPDELIFDVNYLGGDMPTFTLNFSRPGGQVITSYYLFLRLGRTGYAKVQDAAYTVAQRIADGVRDLGRFDLVFDGDPSRGIPCITWRSADGDDAILFDLATELRARGWLVPAYTLPADQDARAVQRVVVRHGMSVDMADLLLADIRRSLDSLAKVPAGMHMPSSESTGFNHDAVPRVPLS is encoded by the coding sequence GTGCCGGATCCGCCGGCGGTCTGGGGCACCATGGACGACGAAATCGACGATGTCTTCGCCACTGCGGCGATGCGCACTCCTGCGCCGAAGGATTCCTTCCCCACCGACGAGCGCCCGGCGCGCGAGGTGTACCAGCTGGTGAGGGACGAGCTGCTGCTCGACGGCGTCGCACGCATGAACCTCGCGACGTTCTGCACCACGTGGCTGGAGCCGGAAGCGGCCCAGCTGATGGCGGACTCGGTCGCCAAGAACATCATCGACAAGGACGAGTACCCGCAGACCGCGGAGATCGAGCGGCGGGGTGTCGCGCTTGTCGCCGACCTGTTCCATGCCCCCGATCCGGCGCACGCGGTCGGCACGTCGACGACCGGGTCCAGCGAGGCGGCCATGCTCGCGGGACTGGCCGCGAAGTGGCGGTGGCGCGCGAAGCGGAAGGCCGCTGGGCTCGACGACTCGAAGCCCAACCTGGTGTGCGGGTCTGTTCAGGTCTGCTGGGAGAAGTTCGCGCGATATTTCGATGTCGAACTGCGTCAGGTGCCCATGCCGTCCGGATTCCTGCTCACCCCGGAGGACGCCGTCGCGCACTGCGACGAGAACACCATCGCCGTCGTCGCGACATTCGGCCAGACGTTCACCGGCCTGTTCGAGGATGTCGCGGGGATCTCGGCCGCACTCGACGACCTGCAGCAGCGCACGGGCCTGGACATACCGTTGCACGTGGACGCGGCGTCGGGCGGCTTCGTCGCACCGTTCTGCGCACCGGACCTCGAGTGGGACTTCCGCTTGCCGCGTGTGAAGTCGATCAACGCGTCCGGACACAAGACGGGCATGGCGCCGCTCGGCAGCGGCTGGGCGATCTGGCGGGAGCGAGCCGACCTGCCTGACGAGCTCATCTTCGACGTCAACTACCTCGGTGGCGACATGCCGACGTTCACGCTGAACTTCTCACGTCCCGGCGGGCAGGTGATCACCTCGTACTACCTGTTCCTCCGGCTGGGACGCACCGGGTACGCGAAGGTGCAGGATGCCGCGTACACGGTCGCCCAGCGCATCGCGGACGGCGTGCGCGACCTCGGCCGCTTCGACCTGGTGTTCGACGGCGACCCTTCGCGCGGCATTCCGTGCATCACCTGGCGGAGCGCGGACGGGGACGACGCCATCCTCTTCGATCTCGCAACCGAGCTCCGCGCGCGCGGCTGGCTGGTCCCCGCGTACACGCTGCCGGCGGACCAGGACGCCCGCGCCGTGCAGCGCGTTGTCGTGCGACACGGGATGAGCGTCGACATGGCTGATCTGCTCCTGGCCGACATCCGCCGATCGCTGGATTCGCTCGCCAAGGTTCCGGCGGGCATGCACATGCCGAGTTCCGAATCCACCGGATTCAACCACGACGCGGTGCCCAGAGTGCCGCTGTCTTAG
- a CDS encoding NAD(P)H-dependent oxidoreductase yields MTRLMIVVGSVREGRIGLPIAEWVRDAAASDGRFELDWADLKELALPLMTEPNHPRLRQYTQQSTMDWSERVDAAAAFVFVQPEYNYSYSPALKNALDHLSQEWWRKPLGTVSYGGISGGTRGVTALRVPEVAVGLVPTSANVEIPWVARQIDDESRFEPNEHQERMLAAQFDELVALDHALAPLRAARQR; encoded by the coding sequence ATGACGAGACTGATGATCGTCGTCGGAAGCGTGCGCGAGGGGCGCATCGGGCTTCCGATCGCCGAGTGGGTGCGGGACGCCGCCGCGAGCGACGGACGATTCGAGCTGGACTGGGCCGACCTCAAGGAGCTCGCGCTACCGCTGATGACGGAGCCCAATCATCCGCGGCTCCGCCAGTACACGCAGCAGTCGACGATGGACTGGAGCGAACGCGTCGACGCGGCCGCGGCCTTCGTCTTCGTGCAGCCCGAGTACAACTACAGCTACTCGCCGGCGCTGAAGAACGCGCTCGACCATCTGTCGCAGGAGTGGTGGCGCAAGCCGCTCGGCACGGTGAGCTACGGCGGCATCTCGGGTGGCACGCGCGGCGTGACAGCCCTGCGCGTGCCCGAAGTCGCCGTGGGACTGGTGCCGACGTCGGCCAACGTGGAGATTCCCTGGGTGGCGCGCCAGATCGACGACGAGAGCCGGTTCGAGCCCAACGAACACCAGGAGCGGATGCTCGCCGCCCAGTTCGACGAGCTCGTCGCGCTCGACCATGCGCTGGCCCCGCTGCGCGCCGCGCGGCAGCGCTGA
- a CDS encoding aldo/keto reductase produces MPTRTLGRTGRTVSAIGLGTWQLGADWGSVSESDALDVLEASAEAGVTFFDTADVYGDGRSETIIGRFLGAHPDADITVATKMGRRVAQVPENYTLANFRQWIDRSRANLRTDTLDLVQLHCPPTPVYSSDEVFDALDTLVSEQAIASYGVSVERCEEALTAIARPGVATVQIILNAFRLKPLERVLPAARDAGVGIIARVPLASGLLSGRYTKDTTFAPQDHRTFNRHGEAFDQGETFSGVDFETGVEAAGRFADAVASVRAQLGEECADRLTPAKAAIAWVAQQGGVSSVIPGARNVDQARSNAAAGSVPPLGDEFETAVREIYDEYIRASVHDKW; encoded by the coding sequence CTGCCCACCCGAACCCTTGGCCGCACCGGACGCACAGTCTCCGCGATAGGCCTCGGCACCTGGCAGCTCGGCGCGGACTGGGGGAGCGTGAGCGAGAGCGACGCGCTCGACGTGCTCGAGGCATCGGCTGAGGCGGGCGTCACGTTCTTCGACACCGCGGATGTGTACGGCGACGGACGCAGCGAGACCATCATCGGGCGGTTCCTCGGCGCGCATCCGGATGCCGATATCACCGTGGCCACGAAGATGGGCCGCAGGGTCGCCCAGGTACCGGAGAACTACACGCTCGCCAACTTCCGGCAGTGGATCGATCGCTCGCGCGCGAACCTCCGCACCGACACGCTCGATCTCGTGCAGTTGCACTGCCCGCCGACACCCGTGTACTCCAGCGACGAGGTGTTCGACGCGCTCGACACGCTCGTCTCCGAACAGGCGATCGCGAGCTACGGCGTGAGCGTCGAGCGCTGCGAGGAGGCGCTCACGGCGATCGCCCGTCCCGGCGTCGCGACGGTGCAGATCATCCTGAACGCGTTCCGGCTGAAGCCGCTCGAACGGGTCCTGCCCGCCGCCAGGGATGCCGGGGTCGGCATCATCGCGCGGGTCCCGCTGGCGAGCGGCCTGCTCAGCGGCCGCTACACGAAGGACACGACGTTCGCGCCGCAGGATCATCGCACGTTCAACCGGCACGGCGAGGCGTTCGACCAGGGTGAGACCTTCTCCGGAGTCGACTTCGAGACAGGGGTCGAGGCGGCTGGGCGGTTCGCGGATGCCGTGGCATCCGTCCGCGCGCAGCTCGGCGAGGAGTGCGCCGACCGGCTGACGCCGGCGAAGGCTGCCATCGCGTGGGTGGCGCAGCAAGGTGGCGTGAGCTCTGTGATCCCCGGCGCCCGCAACGTGGATCAGGCCCGCTCCAACGCCGCTGCCGGATCGGTTCCGCCGCTCGGCGACGAGTTCGAGACGGCAGTGCGCGAGATCTACGACGAGTACATCCGCGCGAGTGTGCACGACAAGTGGTGA
- a CDS encoding acyl-CoA dehydrogenase family protein: MSESARVLSDELLERIRSRAAGYDRDNAFFADDLAELEDAGYLRALVPTDRGGLGLSLREVAREQVRLASAAPATALAVNMHLVWTSVAKIMRDRGDDVLEFLQREAGAGEVFGFGISEGGNDLVLFGSRTDARPDGTGGYTFHGTKIFTSLSPAWTRLGTMGLDSTSEDAPKIVFGFIERSGGGFEVADDWDTLGMRATQSNTTKLDGAHARADRIIRRLDPGPNGDLLTFGIFASFELLLAAVYTGIGARALELGVAAAKRRTSMKNDGRSYAQDPDIRWRIADAAIAQDALYPQLDAITGDVDAIADHGSQWFAKLVGMKVRATETARDVVDKAIRVSGGGSYFAGNELGRLYRDVLAGMFHPSDDESAHSTVATAWLGPIED, translated from the coding sequence ATGAGCGAGTCTGCGCGTGTGCTGTCCGACGAACTGCTGGAGCGCATCCGGTCCCGTGCCGCCGGATACGACCGGGACAACGCCTTCTTCGCCGACGACCTGGCCGAGCTGGAGGACGCCGGATACCTTCGTGCGCTGGTCCCCACCGACCGGGGCGGACTCGGCCTCTCGTTGCGCGAGGTGGCGCGGGAACAGGTGCGACTGGCATCCGCAGCGCCCGCCACGGCGCTCGCCGTCAACATGCACCTGGTCTGGACGAGCGTCGCGAAGATCATGCGCGACCGCGGCGACGATGTGCTCGAGTTCCTGCAGCGCGAGGCCGGCGCCGGTGAGGTGTTCGGCTTCGGCATCAGCGAGGGCGGCAACGACCTCGTGCTCTTCGGATCGCGAACGGACGCCCGCCCAGACGGCACGGGCGGCTACACGTTCCACGGCACGAAGATCTTCACGTCGCTCTCGCCGGCCTGGACGCGCCTCGGCACGATGGGCCTGGACTCCACGAGCGAGGACGCCCCGAAGATCGTGTTCGGGTTCATCGAGCGGTCGGGCGGCGGATTCGAGGTCGCCGACGATTGGGACACGCTCGGCATGCGCGCCACCCAGTCCAACACGACGAAGCTGGACGGCGCGCATGCGCGGGCGGACCGCATCATCCGACGCCTGGATCCGGGTCCCAACGGCGACCTCCTCACCTTCGGCATCTTCGCCAGCTTCGAGCTGCTGCTCGCGGCGGTGTACACGGGGATCGGCGCCAGGGCGCTGGAGCTCGGGGTGGCAGCGGCGAAACGACGCACTTCGATGAAGAACGACGGACGTTCGTACGCGCAGGATCCCGACATCCGTTGGCGCATCGCAGACGCCGCCATCGCCCAGGATGCGCTCTACCCGCAGCTGGATGCCATCACGGGCGACGTCGACGCAATCGCCGACCACGGATCCCAGTGGTTCGCGAAACTCGTCGGCATGAAAGTGCGAGCCACGGAGACGGCCCGCGACGTCGTGGACAAGGCCATCCGCGTTTCGGGCGGCGGGAGCTACTTCGCGGGCAACGAGCTGGGACGCCTGTACCGCGACGTGCTCGCCGGCATGTTCCATCCGTCGGACGACGAGTCTGCGCACTCGACCGTCGCGACGGCGTGGCTCGGCCCGATCGAGGACTGA
- a CDS encoding DUF6186 family protein translates to MSRIITIAGFAAVVVFGLVLAWYSRRAPDRVAPLGTLLDRVMASRAIRITIIVFWWWLGWHFFAAAPLPASS, encoded by the coding sequence ATGAGCCGCATCATCACGATCGCCGGCTTCGCGGCCGTCGTCGTCTTCGGTCTCGTGCTCGCCTGGTACAGCAGACGAGCACCTGATCGCGTCGCACCGCTGGGAACACTGCTCGATCGCGTGATGGCATCACGGGCCATCCGCATCACGATCATCGTGTTCTGGTGGTGGCTCGGCTGGCATTTCTTCGCTGCGGCACCGCTTCCCGCTTCGTCGTGA
- a CDS encoding RNA-binding S4 domain-containing protein: MAEATPQTTRADIWVWSVRFFKTRSLATAACKAGHVKVNGDRAKAAQVVRIGDEIRVQTDREHIVEVRDILTKRVGAPIAQAAYLDKTPALPPRVEQPSIVHRERGAGRPTKRDRRELNRLRGRD, from the coding sequence ATGGCCGAGGCGACACCGCAGACGACGCGCGCCGACATCTGGGTGTGGTCGGTGCGCTTCTTCAAGACCCGATCCCTTGCGACGGCGGCCTGCAAGGCCGGTCACGTGAAGGTGAACGGCGATCGGGCGAAGGCGGCGCAGGTCGTGCGGATCGGCGATGAGATCCGCGTGCAGACCGATCGCGAGCACATCGTGGAGGTGCGCGACATCCTCACCAAGCGGGTGGGCGCGCCGATTGCCCAGGCTGCGTACCTCGACAAGACCCCCGCACTTCCGCCGCGGGTCGAGCAGCCGTCGATCGTGCACCGCGAACGTGGTGCAGGCAGGCCGACCAAACGGGATCGGCGCGAACTGAACCGGCTTCGCGGGCGCGACTGA
- a CDS encoding DUF2510 domain-containing protein: protein MSDPDQPTTPPAWYPDPDPQNPGGQRWWDGARWTEHSRPAPQGGQPLYDAGTQTSGPAAQPASSPQQVPPVPPAPAGGPGTYPPVNQQGAYQQAGYQPVYPAQPPGFPRVQPGTSALTSYIWLVVALPLVTAVAFLFVDYSSYFRTVISLSQQGEVSRGDTTQLIASMSGFIVSALAVQVLGVVIYGLSVLFAFFDSRVLARRGFVRPFHWAWTFLTGPVYVIGRTVVARRRGGANTMWPIWGLIAVYVIYFAVVIIKLATAFSAIYDSSYGLVTGSVS, encoded by the coding sequence ATGAGCGACCCCGACCAGCCGACGACACCTCCCGCCTGGTATCCGGATCCGGATCCGCAGAACCCTGGCGGACAGCGCTGGTGGGACGGCGCGCGCTGGACGGAGCACTCGCGGCCGGCTCCGCAGGGCGGTCAGCCGCTCTACGACGCGGGAACGCAGACCTCCGGACCCGCAGCGCAGCCCGCGTCGTCGCCTCAGCAGGTGCCACCGGTCCCGCCGGCGCCCGCCGGCGGGCCGGGAACGTATCCGCCCGTGAACCAGCAGGGCGCCTACCAGCAGGCCGGATACCAGCCCGTGTATCCGGCGCAGCCGCCGGGCTTCCCCCGCGTGCAGCCGGGAACGTCAGCGCTCACCTCGTACATCTGGCTCGTGGTTGCGCTCCCGCTCGTGACGGCTGTCGCGTTCCTCTTCGTCGACTACTCGTCGTACTTCCGCACCGTGATCTCGCTCAGCCAACAGGGGGAAGTCTCTCGGGGCGACACGACGCAGCTCATCGCGTCGATGTCCGGTTTCATCGTCTCCGCGCTGGCGGTCCAGGTGCTCGGCGTCGTCATCTACGGGCTCTCAGTGCTGTTCGCGTTCTTCGACTCGCGAGTGCTCGCGCGACGCGGATTCGTCCGTCCGTTCCACTGGGCGTGGACGTTCCTCACCGGCCCGGTCTACGTGATCGGTCGCACCGTCGTCGCCCGGCGCCGCGGAGGGGCGAACACGATGTGGCCGATCTGGGGACTGATCGCCGTCTACGTCATCTACTTCGCCGTCGTCATCATCAAGCTGGCCACCGCGTTCTCCGCCATCTACGACTCGTCGTACGGCCTGGTCACGGGATCCGTCTCGTAG